One Nitrospina watsonii DNA segment encodes these proteins:
- a CDS encoding FkbM family methyltransferase, producing the protein MTFISYAQNFEDVLLWRALKHVEHGFYIDVGAFDPELDSVTKAFYDRGWRGVNIEPNPQFHGRLQDRRPNDQNLCRAVGGHEGREVLCLLGNPGMSTLDEAITKQHEQSGWALTRQEVPVTTLAKIWEECVPPGQAVHFLKVDVEGLEEAVLQGNNWIDHRPWIVVVEATLPMSQTESHGKWEPILLSANYRFAYADGLNRFYVAEEHSELMPAFQYPPNVWDEFLLSGQVMAEARASEAEAKAQQAEAKAQQAEAALSAVYNSTSWRLTVPLRRIRSMFLRHCKKLI; encoded by the coding sequence ATGACTTTCATTTCTTACGCGCAGAACTTTGAAGACGTCCTGCTTTGGCGTGCCCTGAAGCATGTTGAGCACGGGTTTTACATCGATGTGGGCGCGTTTGATCCGGAGTTGGATTCGGTGACGAAAGCTTTTTATGACCGTGGGTGGCGGGGAGTCAATATAGAACCGAACCCACAATTTCATGGTCGATTGCAGGACCGGCGGCCGAACGATCAAAATTTGTGCCGGGCGGTTGGCGGCCATGAAGGCCGGGAGGTCCTATGCTTACTGGGCAACCCCGGGATGTCCACTTTGGATGAGGCTATCACCAAACAGCACGAGCAATCAGGGTGGGCTTTAACTCGCCAGGAAGTGCCGGTGACCACCCTTGCAAAAATCTGGGAGGAGTGTGTTCCCCCAGGTCAAGCAGTGCATTTTCTGAAAGTGGATGTGGAAGGACTGGAAGAAGCGGTGTTGCAGGGCAATAACTGGATAGACCACCGGCCCTGGATTGTGGTGGTGGAGGCAACCCTACCGATGTCGCAAACAGAATCTCACGGAAAATGGGAACCCATTCTGCTTTCCGCAAATTACCGCTTCGCGTATGCCGATGGATTGAACCGGTTTTATGTAGCGGAAGAGCATTCTGAACTGATGCCCGCATTCCAATACCCTCCGAATGTATGGGATGAATTTTTATTATCGGGTCAAGTAATGGCGGAAGCCCGCGCCAGCGAGGCGGAGGCCAAGGCTCAGCAGGCGGAGGCCAAGGCTCAGCAGGCGGAGGCGGCTTTGAGCGCGGTTTATAACAGCACATCATGGAGATTGACGGTCCCGCTACGACGTATAAGAAGTATGTTTCTTAGGCATTGTAAAAAACTTATTTGA
- a CDS encoding ABC transporter permease — protein sequence MFGMLRSLWLYRQFVLSSIRNEFACRFARSKLGGLWMIINPLAQVAIYALILSNVLAAKLPGIDSKFAYAIYLMAGLLAWTLFSEIISRCLNLFIEQGNLMKKMSFPRITLPSIVIGSSLVNNILLFAAMLGIFVLLGHRFSAAMIWVVPLTLTVVAFAVGIGLILGLMNVFVRDIGQAVPIVLQVWFWLTPIVYPENIIPERFRHLLHLNPLFPITRAYHEVLVYGTAPKLDGVILIAVMALALMLLSLFLFRRASAELVDAL from the coding sequence ATGTTTGGAATGTTGCGGAGCCTCTGGCTATACCGCCAATTTGTTCTGAGTTCCATCCGCAACGAGTTCGCCTGCCGTTTTGCGCGTAGCAAACTGGGCGGCTTGTGGATGATCATCAATCCGTTGGCGCAGGTCGCCATCTATGCGCTCATCCTCTCCAATGTGCTGGCGGCCAAGTTGCCGGGCATTGACAGCAAATTCGCTTATGCCATCTATTTGATGGCGGGTTTGCTCGCGTGGACGTTGTTTAGTGAAATCATCAGCCGTTGCCTGAACCTGTTCATTGAGCAGGGCAACCTGATGAAGAAAATGAGTTTTCCCCGCATCACCTTGCCCAGCATCGTGATCGGCTCCAGCCTGGTCAACAACATCCTGTTGTTTGCCGCCATGCTGGGTATTTTTGTTCTGCTCGGCCATCGATTCAGTGCGGCCATGATTTGGGTTGTCCCACTTACCCTCACGGTGGTGGCTTTCGCCGTCGGCATCGGATTGATCCTTGGGCTGATGAACGTATTTGTGCGCGATATTGGGCAGGCCGTTCCCATCGTGCTTCAGGTCTGGTTTTGGCTCACGCCTATTGTCTACCCGGAGAATATAATTCCCGAGCGCTTTCGGCACCTGCTCCATCTGAACCCTCTGTTTCCGATCACCCGGGCCTACCACGAGGTTCTGGTATATGGCACCGCCCCGAAACTCGATGGCGTGATCCTCATCGCGGTCATGGCGCTGGCGCTGATGCTGTTGAGCCTGTTCCTGTTTCGCCGCGCCAGCGCGGAATTGGTGGATGCCCTATGA
- a CDS encoding class I SAM-dependent methyltransferase, which translates to MYSEIKECRIGGGQNLVSVLNLGQQVLTGVFPRTSSEHVTAGPLELVWCPESGLLQLKHSYEPGEMYGDNYGYRSGLNQSMVDHLTNKVRYLERTACLKSGDIVVDIGSNDATTLKAYQTTGIQKLGIDPTGEKFKEFYTDDIKLIADFFSEEAYRSAFKEPAKIITSIAMFYDLEDPIGFARQVESILDDDGIWHFEQSYMPSMLRLNSYDTICHEHLEYYSLGVVEKILRESGLKLIDVVMNSINGGSFAVSAVKVGNKTMKPNSPVIDWLLEQEGRMGLTTPKPFRDFEERVYRHRNDLTRLIHSLAGDGKTILGYGASTKGNVVLQFCGFTEKEIPAIAEVNTEKFGRFTPGTNIPIISEKDAAAMKPDYYLVLPWHFKEGIVRREKDYLSEGGRMIFPFPEIEIV; encoded by the coding sequence ATGTATAGTGAAATTAAAGAATGCCGCATAGGTGGTGGTCAAAATCTGGTGTCTGTGCTGAATCTCGGGCAACAGGTGCTGACGGGCGTATTTCCCAGAACTTCTTCAGAGCACGTTACGGCAGGTCCGCTAGAACTCGTTTGGTGCCCTGAAAGCGGATTGCTCCAGCTTAAACATTCCTATGAGCCCGGCGAAATGTATGGTGATAATTATGGGTATCGCTCCGGACTGAATCAATCCATGGTGGACCACTTAACAAACAAGGTTCGCTACCTCGAGAGAACGGCATGTTTGAAGTCCGGCGATATTGTGGTGGATATTGGCAGTAACGATGCGACCACCCTCAAGGCGTATCAGACAACAGGTATTCAAAAGCTCGGTATAGACCCCACAGGTGAAAAATTCAAGGAATTTTATACCGATGATATCAAGCTGATCGCGGATTTCTTTTCTGAAGAGGCCTACCGCTCTGCTTTCAAGGAACCCGCAAAAATTATTACCTCCATCGCCATGTTTTATGACCTGGAGGATCCTATCGGGTTTGCACGGCAGGTGGAATCGATTCTCGATGACGACGGGATATGGCATTTCGAGCAAAGCTATATGCCATCCATGCTAAGGCTTAATTCTTACGACACCATCTGCCATGAGCACCTGGAGTATTATTCACTCGGAGTAGTGGAAAAAATCCTGAGGGAATCGGGGTTAAAGCTGATCGACGTTGTTATGAATTCCATAAATGGTGGCAGTTTTGCGGTCTCGGCTGTAAAAGTTGGAAATAAGACTATGAAACCCAACAGCCCGGTTATCGATTGGTTATTGGAGCAGGAGGGCCGTATGGGGCTCACCACTCCAAAGCCTTTTCGTGACTTCGAAGAACGGGTTTATAGGCATCGAAATGATTTGACTCGCTTGATTCATTCTTTAGCCGGTGATGGTAAGACAATTTTGGGATATGGTGCCTCAACAAAGGGAAATGTTGTTTTGCAATTTTGCGGTTTTACCGAAAAAGAAATTCCAGCCATTGCCGAAGTGAATACCGAAAAATTTGGACGATTTACTCCCGGAACCAACATCCCCATTATCTCGGAAAAGGATGCGGCGGCAATGAAGCCGGATTATTATCTGGTTCTTCCCTGGCATTTTAAAGAGGGTATTGTCAGGCGGGAAAAGGACTATTTGTCGGAGGGAGGCCGGATGATATTCCCCTTTCCGGAGATAGAGATCGTATGA
- a CDS encoding phosphomannomutase CpsG (capsular polysaccharide biosynthesis protein; catalyzes the formation of D-mannose 6-phosphate from alpha-D-mannose 1-phosphate), whose translation MNRLTCFKAYDVRGKLGEEINDEIAYRIGRAYAQYLGAGRVVAGGDVRLTSEPLKQALAEGIMDAGADVIDIGMTGTEEVYFAAFHLDVDGGVEVTASHNPMDYNGMKFVGRGASPISGESGLREIRRIAEQRDFRSTTTKGKCSQSTVLDAYIDHLFGYIEPANLRPLRLVVNAGNGAAGHVIDAIEARVVDQRLPVEFIKVHHEPDGSFPNGIPNPLLPENRAATAEAVREHGADMGIAWDGDFDRCFLFDENGAFIEGYYIVGLLAQAFLKKHPGEKIIHDPRLIWNTLDMVKKAGGIPVQCKAGHAYIKERMRAENAIYGGEMSAHHYFRDFAYCDSGMIPWLLIAELLSVSGKPLSVLVSERVAAYPCSGEINFKVENTDATMEKVKNHFCAPLSLKDEENGVRIDTMDGLSLEFSDWRFNLRASNTEPLLRLNIETRGDVQAVGARLTEIKAILTRSA comes from the coding sequence ATGAACCGCTTGACCTGTTTTAAGGCCTACGACGTTCGCGGAAAGTTGGGCGAAGAGATCAACGACGAAATTGCCTATCGAATCGGGCGTGCCTACGCCCAATATCTGGGCGCTGGACGTGTCGTAGCCGGTGGCGATGTTCGTTTGACCAGCGAACCGCTCAAGCAAGCTCTTGCTGAAGGCATCATGGATGCGGGCGCGGATGTCATCGATATCGGCATGACGGGGACCGAGGAGGTTTATTTTGCCGCCTTCCATCTTGATGTGGATGGAGGTGTGGAGGTCACGGCCAGCCACAATCCAATGGACTACAATGGCATGAAGTTTGTGGGCAGGGGCGCTTCCCCAATCAGCGGGGAATCCGGGTTGCGGGAGATACGGCGTATTGCGGAACAGCGGGATTTTAGATCGACCACCACAAAAGGAAAATGTAGCCAGTCAACCGTGCTGGACGCCTATATCGATCATCTGTTCGGCTATATTGAACCCGCCAACCTGAGACCCCTCAGGCTGGTGGTCAACGCGGGCAACGGGGCCGCTGGACACGTGATCGACGCCATTGAAGCCCGTGTTGTGGATCAAAGATTACCGGTTGAGTTTATCAAGGTGCACCACGAACCCGACGGCAGTTTCCCCAATGGCATTCCCAACCCTCTATTGCCGGAAAACCGCGCCGCCACGGCCGAAGCCGTCCGCGAGCACGGGGCCGATATGGGGATCGCCTGGGACGGGGATTTCGACCGTTGCTTCTTGTTCGATGAAAACGGAGCGTTTATAGAGGGCTATTACATTGTTGGCCTGTTGGCCCAGGCCTTCTTGAAAAAACATCCCGGTGAGAAAATCATCCACGATCCACGCTTAATCTGGAACACCCTCGATATGGTCAAAAAGGCCGGCGGCATACCGGTTCAATGCAAGGCGGGTCACGCATACATCAAGGAGCGGATGCGCGCCGAGAACGCCATTTACGGTGGCGAAATGAGCGCCCATCATTATTTCCGGGATTTTGCGTATTGTGATAGCGGCATGATCCCTTGGCTGTTGATCGCGGAACTGCTCAGCGTCAGCGGCAAGCCGCTCTCCGTTCTGGTGAGCGAACGCGTCGCGGCCTACCCTTGTAGCGGAGAAATTAATTTCAAGGTTGAAAACACCGATGCCACTATGGAAAAGGTCAAGAACCATTTCTGTGCGCCTCTCTCCCTCAAGGATGAAGAGAATGGGGTTCGAATTGACACTATGGACGGCCTGAGTCTGGAATTTTCCGACTGGCGGTTTAATCTACGTGCTTCCAATACGGAGCCCTTACTGCGCCTCAATATCGAGACACGGGGCGATGTTCAAGCGGTCGGAGCCCGTTTGACTGAGATAAAGGCCATCTTGACAAGGAGCGCCTGA
- a CDS encoding mannose-1-phosphate guanylyltransferase/mannose-6-phosphate isomerase produces the protein MDGQSKIYKTDKQKDAMNDKDLSAHQGGAITNSEQTRTSSKFLSRSIIPVILCGGVGSRLWPVSRDLHPKPFIRLSDGQSLLQKAFLRGAQLPGVAEILTVTNRDLFFKTKDEYCEVNASGLPLSFILEPFGRNTAAAIAAATLQVSAAHGSDAIMLVLAADHLIADHTAFQQAVAEASGLASTGNLVTFGIQPHGPETGYGYIEADGNAVLRFVEKPCLDKAKEYLASGRFFWNSGMFCFTSGAMLHQLEEQCPDILSATRACMEQSRSTAGQGFAQVELDPDLFSKVPDNSIDYAVMEKTHNALVVACDIGWSDIGCWKALGDLTTPDDNNNRVQGCALVVDSKNCTIKSENRVVGAVGVENLIIIDTADALLVVDNRRTQEVKHLYAQLQAQGHEAHKLHRTVYRPWGTYTVLEEGPNFKIKRIEIKSGASISLQMHHHRSEHWVVVMGIAKVLNGDNELILRANESTFIPAQHKHRLENIGTGKLVIIEVQTGGYLGEDDIVRFEDAYGRTP, from the coding sequence TTGGATGGCCAATCGAAAATCTACAAAACTGACAAGCAAAAAGATGCCATGAATGATAAGGATTTGTCGGCGCACCAAGGGGGCGCGATTACCAATTCCGAACAAACCCGGACATCTTCCAAGTTCCTTTCACGTTCTATCATTCCCGTGATTCTTTGTGGCGGCGTAGGCTCTAGGCTTTGGCCTGTTTCGCGGGACCTGCATCCCAAACCCTTCATTCGCTTATCAGACGGGCAAAGCCTCCTGCAAAAGGCTTTTTTGCGGGGGGCGCAACTCCCAGGCGTTGCGGAGATTCTGACCGTAACCAACCGTGACCTTTTTTTTAAAACCAAGGATGAGTATTGCGAGGTGAACGCGTCCGGATTGCCGCTGTCTTTCATTCTTGAGCCTTTTGGCCGAAATACCGCCGCCGCGATTGCCGCCGCGACTCTGCAAGTATCGGCGGCGCACGGCAGTGACGCGATTATGCTGGTCTTGGCGGCGGACCATCTGATTGCCGATCACACGGCGTTCCAGCAAGCGGTTGCCGAAGCTTCCGGTCTGGCCTCCACGGGCAACCTGGTCACCTTTGGTATCCAGCCGCATGGCCCGGAGACCGGTTACGGTTATATTGAAGCCGACGGCAACGCCGTGTTGCGTTTTGTCGAAAAGCCCTGCCTCGATAAAGCCAAGGAATACTTGGCATCTGGCCGATTCTTTTGGAACTCCGGCATGTTTTGTTTTACCTCGGGTGCCATGCTCCATCAATTGGAAGAACAGTGTCCTGACATCCTGTCAGCAACACGGGCGTGTATGGAGCAGTCGCGGTCCACGGCCGGGCAAGGCTTTGCCCAGGTGGAGCTCGACCCCGATTTGTTCAGCAAAGTTCCCGACAACTCCATCGACTATGCCGTTATGGAAAAAACCCATAACGCCCTTGTCGTTGCCTGCGACATCGGCTGGAGCGATATCGGTTGCTGGAAGGCGTTGGGTGATCTAACCACGCCGGACGATAACAACAATCGTGTTCAGGGATGCGCGTTGGTGGTGGACAGTAAAAACTGCACCATCAAAAGCGAAAACCGGGTGGTTGGAGCCGTTGGCGTTGAGAACCTCATCATCATCGATACCGCCGATGCCCTCTTGGTCGTCGACAACCGCCGGACGCAAGAGGTTAAGCATCTTTATGCCCAACTCCAGGCGCAAGGTCACGAGGCACACAAACTGCATCGTACCGTGTACAGGCCATGGGGAACGTATACCGTTTTGGAAGAAGGGCCAAACTTCAAAATCAAGCGCATTGAAATAAAGTCCGGAGCCAGTATCAGTCTCCAGATGCACCATCACCGTAGCGAGCACTGGGTTGTCGTAATGGGGATCGCAAAGGTGCTCAATGGCGACAATGAATTGATCCTCAGGGCAAACGAGTCCACATTTATACCGGCTCAGCATAAACACCGCCTGGAAAATATCGGTACCGGAAAGTTGGTTATCATTGAAGTGCAGACAGGCGGCTATCTAGGGGAAGACGATATCGTGCGATTTGAGGATGCTTACGGGCGGACTCCATGA
- a CDS encoding ABC transporter ATP-binding protein: MSLLIVHDLGKAFRAYRSEWLRFARWFGVPVTPSEEHWVLRHVSFNIQPGEAIGIVGQNGAGKSTLLKIITGTLQPAEGWVRVHGRIAAILELGMGFNPELTGRQNVFHAAGLMGFGVEQIHKAMPDIEAFAEIGEYFDEPVRTYSSGMQMRVAFAVATAYRPEILIVDEALSVGDAYFQHKSFDRIREFREQGTTLLIVSHDRSAIQSLCDRAILLENGTAIKDGKPEEVFDFYNALIAEKETSTVQVKELENGKAQTSSGTGEARVEEIALYNSKGEVAECVGVGERVELRIRVKVYEAVETLVLGYSIKDRLGQIMYGTNTWHTGQVIQNPQAGDEYCFIIAFGANLGVGSYSIQTALVDRETHLSFNYEWRDLALVFNVINIDKTQFAGCLWNEPQITIEERAQ; the protein is encoded by the coding sequence ATGAGCCTGTTGATTGTCCACGATCTTGGCAAGGCTTTCCGTGCCTACCGTTCGGAATGGTTGCGTTTCGCCCGCTGGTTCGGTGTCCCGGTGACACCGAGTGAGGAGCACTGGGTGTTGCGCCATGTGAGCTTCAACATCCAGCCGGGAGAGGCCATTGGCATCGTCGGCCAGAATGGAGCCGGGAAAAGCACCTTGCTTAAAATCATCACGGGCACCCTTCAGCCTGCCGAAGGCTGGGTCCGGGTCCATGGACGCATCGCCGCTATCCTTGAGCTTGGCATGGGGTTCAATCCGGAGCTCACCGGCCGCCAGAACGTGTTCCACGCCGCCGGACTCATGGGGTTTGGCGTGGAGCAGATCCACAAGGCGATGCCGGATATCGAAGCCTTTGCTGAGATCGGCGAATACTTCGACGAGCCGGTGCGCACCTACTCCAGCGGCATGCAAATGCGTGTGGCGTTCGCCGTCGCCACCGCCTACCGCCCGGAGATCCTCATCGTCGACGAGGCGCTCTCCGTGGGCGACGCCTACTTCCAGCACAAAAGCTTTGACCGCATTCGTGAATTCCGGGAACAGGGCACGACCCTGCTCATCGTCTCTCATGACCGGAGCGCCATCCAAAGCCTGTGCGACCGCGCCATTTTGCTGGAAAACGGCACGGCCATAAAAGACGGCAAGCCGGAAGAGGTGTTCGACTTCTATAACGCCCTCATCGCGGAAAAGGAAACCAGCACGGTTCAGGTGAAAGAGCTCGAGAACGGCAAAGCGCAAACCAGTTCCGGCACCGGCGAGGCCCGCGTTGAGGAAATCGCTCTATATAACAGCAAGGGAGAAGTGGCGGAATGTGTCGGGGTTGGAGAGCGGGTCGAACTGCGTATCCGGGTTAAAGTTTATGAAGCCGTCGAAACTCTCGTGCTGGGGTACAGCATTAAGGACCGTTTGGGTCAAATAATGTACGGCACCAACACCTGGCACACCGGGCAGGTCATACAAAATCCACAAGCCGGTGATGAATACTGCTTTATCATCGCGTTTGGGGCGAATCTGGGGGTAGGCAGTTACTCCATCCAAACCGCATTGGTGGACCGTGAGACCCACCTCTCGTTCAACTATGAGTGGCGCGACCTGGCCCTGGTGTTCAATGTCATCAATATCGACAAGACTCAGTTTGCGGGTTGCCTCTGGAATGAACCGCAAATCACAATTGAAGAACGTGCGCAATGA
- a CDS encoding sulfatase-like hydrolase/transferase produces the protein MQGTVSERLAIASVLPFIAIWVAPLTFYFGNIEEVKFSLSEVVWQVTGIFVASILVIFLVLTIVSKYPKFYLGLSGLLVGLSTACWVQSQLFVWDLGPLDGRGIDWGQWILHMWGEGLVWAIIALFSVFVFAGRKTRVAHLFLQWIYLVGFISILLGYFAISDQSAEKFPEKEDELKTALDFHPDNNILILLFDTFQSDYFELIKNRYPEEVDFLDGFTFYRNTISHYPTTRASLPSLLTGSLYKNEEEFPAYLETAYSKFNIKDYFKKEGYDSKVIGEVKPYSVTRNDILRHFNVNDFSSWLKYLDFSLFKVSPTVIKPLVYNNGDWFLSFFGRDEYPPGAHGTDIRLLELFEKKANFGSNSGKGVFRFIHFLAPHPPWRIDETLKYNPVKGSEGFLRQARGALKIAERMIEKLKDLNIYNSAEIIILADHGTLSVPPVRRLEIEKDALNLIPQRVHSSSLALLLHKKPFADSGITVNDAPLYLSDLACLLEIENKNLDCSEFQSAIGSFKRERTYLFYNWGYHEWEEEYMPAITQYFVKGHAYDMDSWAWGKYRYEPRNKVSLSQSQGIAPGDPVQFTESGFSRNLALPGWSVQESGHRWSEGSKAVLRFKLEDRPGQDLVLRLRAQAYLAAGKIDHQTIKVLVNGQQTAEWIMRGERWHEAPIPAALIDEDGVINIVFEISNPASPAEFGLSEDSRKLGIAARELVLEKKGSSLARITPGEPFDFSETGSSSQFVLSGWSVQESGHRWSEGPKAVLSFKLKEVSGTDLVLRLRAHAFLAGGKIDHQAIKVLVNSQQTAQWAMRGERWYEAPIPAALIDKDGVINIAFEISNPVSPVELGLSEDSRKLGIAARELVLEAKASSG, from the coding sequence ATGCAAGGAACGGTAAGTGAGCGCTTGGCTATCGCTTCGGTGTTACCATTTATTGCGATCTGGGTGGCGCCGTTAACTTTCTATTTCGGCAACATTGAAGAAGTGAAGTTTTCACTTTCGGAGGTTGTCTGGCAAGTTACAGGTATATTTGTCGCCAGCATACTTGTGATTTTTCTCGTTTTAACGATTGTAAGTAAATATCCAAAGTTTTACTTGGGGTTAAGCGGTTTGTTGGTCGGCCTCTCGACCGCCTGTTGGGTGCAAAGCCAACTTTTTGTGTGGGACCTCGGCCCCTTGGATGGCCGTGGCATTGATTGGGGCCAGTGGATCCTTCACATGTGGGGGGAAGGGTTGGTTTGGGCAATCATTGCGCTGTTCTCCGTCTTTGTTTTTGCTGGACGAAAAACACGAGTTGCTCACTTGTTTCTGCAATGGATATATCTTGTTGGTTTTATTTCCATCCTTTTGGGCTACTTTGCCATTTCGGATCAATCGGCAGAAAAGTTCCCCGAAAAAGAGGATGAGCTCAAAACGGCCTTAGATTTTCACCCGGATAATAATATCCTTATTCTTTTGTTCGACACATTTCAATCGGATTATTTTGAGTTGATCAAAAATCGATATCCCGAAGAAGTTGACTTCCTAGATGGGTTTACATTTTATAGGAATACGATCAGTCATTACCCTACAACCCGGGCTAGTTTGCCTTCATTGCTTACGGGAAGCCTTTATAAAAATGAGGAAGAATTTCCGGCATATTTGGAAACTGCTTATTCTAAATTTAATATAAAGGATTATTTCAAAAAGGAGGGTTATGATTCAAAGGTTATTGGCGAGGTTAAGCCCTATTCCGTAACGCGCAATGACATTCTGCGCCATTTTAATGTTAACGATTTTTCGTCTTGGTTGAAGTATCTCGACTTTTCCCTGTTTAAGGTGAGTCCAACTGTAATTAAACCCCTTGTTTATAATAACGGAGATTGGTTCCTTTCATTTTTTGGAAGGGATGAATATCCTCCGGGTGCACATGGTACGGATATCCGGTTATTAGAGCTCTTTGAAAAAAAAGCGAATTTTGGATCCAATTCTGGCAAAGGTGTTTTCAGATTTATTCATTTTCTTGCCCCCCACCCTCCATGGCGGATTGATGAAACCCTTAAGTATAACCCTGTAAAAGGTTCGGAGGGATTTCTCCGGCAAGCCAGAGGTGCCTTAAAAATTGCCGAAAGGATGATCGAAAAACTCAAGGATCTGAATATCTACAATAGTGCTGAAATTATTATTTTGGCTGATCATGGAACTCTGAGCGTTCCTCCAGTTAGGAGACTGGAAATCGAAAAGGATGCTTTGAACCTAATCCCCCAAAGAGTCCATTCTTCATCTTTAGCATTATTGCTTCATAAAAAGCCTTTTGCTGACAGCGGTATTACAGTAAATGATGCCCCCCTGTACCTTTCGGATTTGGCCTGTTTATTGGAGATTGAAAATAAAAACCTGGATTGTTCCGAATTTCAGTCGGCAATAGGGAGCTTTAAACGTGAGCGTACCTATTTGTTTTATAACTGGGGGTATCATGAATGGGAAGAAGAATACATGCCAGCTATTACCCAATATTTTGTTAAGGGGCATGCCTATGACATGGATTCCTGGGCGTGGGGAAAGTATAGATATGAACCGAGAAATAAGGTTTCACTATCACAATCACAGGGTATCGCGCCGGGGGACCCCGTTCAATTTACTGAGAGTGGGTTTTCCCGAAACCTTGCATTGCCGGGCTGGAGCGTACAAGAGTCGGGGCATCGTTGGTCGGAAGGCTCGAAAGCCGTGCTTCGTTTTAAATTGGAAGATCGGCCCGGACAGGATTTGGTTCTGCGTCTGCGCGCCCAGGCTTATCTCGCCGCTGGAAAAATCGATCATCAAACCATCAAGGTGCTGGTGAACGGTCAACAAACCGCGGAATGGATCATGCGGGGAGAGCGCTGGCATGAGGCGCCGATTCCCGCCGCGCTGATCGATGAGGATGGCGTGATCAATATCGTCTTTGAAATCAGCAATCCGGCCTCACCGGCCGAGTTCGGCCTTTCCGAGGACTCCCGAAAGCTGGGTATCGCCGCGCGGGAGCTTGTGCTGGAAAAGAAAGGATCATCTTTGGCAAGAATCACGCCGGGAGAGCCTTTTGACTTTTCAGAAACAGGGTCTTCGAGTCAATTTGTATTGTCAGGCTGGAGCGTACAAGAGTCGGGGCATCGTTGGTCGGAAGGCCCGAAAGCCGTGCTTTCTTTTAAATTGAAGGAGGTTTCTGGCACCGATTTGGTTCTGCGTCTTCGCGCTCATGCTTTCCTGGCCGGTGGAAAAATCGATCATCAAGCCATCAAGGTGTTGGTGAACAGTCAACAAACCGCCCAATGGGCCATGCGGGGGGAACGCTGGTATGAGGCTCCGATTCCCGCCGCGCTGATCGATAAGGATGGAGTGATCAACATTGCCTTTGAAATCAGCAATCCGGTCTCACCGGTCGAGCTCGGCCTTTCCGAAGACTCTCGAAAGCTGGGTATCGCCGCGCGGGAGCTTGTGCTGGAGGCCAAGGCCTCGTCGGGTTGA
- a CDS encoding glycosyltransferase translates to MRKFLVGEDSLSDGAREHQYLGKINNDDNCHWVIVPHYYWFPEALQLKKRFALYLPDYMPHFFHATGEFVADEGHNTELGKSLAAQANVVFCNSHFTKNYLPNSRLKVDSDKIKVFYLPLLNSQARGCSVEGDLPNGLEENKYIFYPTQPRANKNLSLLLLVFDRLINRGHDLKLVLTCTLEPDPKAFAVYNSLKCKERIVILNRVSDHLLKVIYQKAALLCFTSVAEGNFPPQIHEALAYRVPVVAPNLGFIKERIPEYLAGSLLLCQADNQESFVSACETVLASDRDAILEQQDKLLEVISQEGEQDFLNKMVGMFR, encoded by the coding sequence TTGCGCAAATTTCTGGTAGGTGAAGACAGCCTTTCGGATGGGGCAAGAGAACATCAGTACCTTGGCAAAATCAATAATGATGATAATTGCCATTGGGTAATTGTTCCGCATTATTATTGGTTTCCAGAGGCCCTTCAGTTAAAGAAACGCTTTGCGCTGTATTTGCCAGACTATATGCCTCATTTTTTTCACGCGACGGGCGAGTTTGTGGCAGACGAAGGACATAATACTGAGCTTGGCAAGAGCCTTGCCGCGCAAGCAAATGTGGTGTTTTGCAATTCGCATTTTACAAAAAATTATTTACCGAATAGTCGGCTCAAGGTTGATTCGGATAAGATTAAAGTATTTTATTTACCACTATTGAATTCCCAGGCAAGGGGATGTTCGGTTGAAGGGGACCTGCCTAATGGGTTGGAAGAAAATAAGTATATTTTTTATCCAACACAGCCCAGAGCAAATAAAAACCTGTCATTGCTATTGCTCGTTTTTGACCGGCTGATAAATCGAGGGCATGATTTGAAGTTAGTGCTAACGTGCACTCTGGAACCTGACCCAAAGGCGTTTGCCGTTTACAATTCACTGAAATGCAAGGAACGGATTGTTATTCTAAATCGGGTATCGGACCACTTACTGAAAGTTATTTACCAAAAAGCGGCGCTTTTATGTTTTACGTCTGTTGCGGAAGGGAATTTCCCTCCGCAAATCCATGAGGCTTTGGCCTATAGAGTTCCAGTAGTGGCACCAAACTTGGGGTTTATTAAAGAACGAATCCCGGAGTATTTAGCGGGTTCTTTGTTACTTTGTCAGGCAGATAACCAAGAATCATTTGTAAGTGCGTGTGAAACTGTCCTGGCGTCTGATAGGGATGCCATTTTAGAACAACAGGACAAGCTACTTGAGGTAATCAGTCAAGAAGGCGAGCAAGACTTTTTAAATAAAATGGTTGGAATGTTTAGATGA